A genomic stretch from Chelmon rostratus isolate fCheRos1 chromosome 14, fCheRos1.pri, whole genome shotgun sequence includes:
- the msx2b gene encoding homeobox protein MSH-D codes for MRPGGKMASQETFKDFGCSSSEEDGNRADTAEGTAEEKTSPVAVRRRHPFSVEALMSGREADDRGAESTCCKPEGSSVAVCPVGLHSLYLCRETCSLPGGSRKSLTAAPSSPVKSEASESEDCAPWVTSSAFSTQPRHVSPACPLRKHKTNRKPRTPFTTSQLLALERKFRQKQYLSIAERAEFSSSLTLTETQVKIWFQNRRAKAKRLQEAELEKLKMAADAKTAAVAAAAAGGLHPGFTLPLSLGAMSLYGQTYSAYHHQHRPILPISPLGLYAAPLGYSMYHLS; via the exons ATGAGACCTGGAGGAAAAATGGCTTCCCAGGAGACTTTTAAAGACTTTGGGTGCAGTTCGTCAGAGGAGGACGGTAACCGCGCGGACACGGCAGAAGGAACGGCGGAGGAGAAGACATCTCCGGTGGCGGTGCGTCGGCGTCACCCGTTCAGCGTGGAGGCGCTCATGTCCGGGAGGGAGGCGGACGACCGCGGCGCCGAATCCACCTGCTGTAAACCGGAGGGAAGTTCGGTGGCGGTGTGCCCTGTGGGTTTACACTCGCTGTATCTGTGCCGGGAGACGTGCAGTCTTCCCGGGGGAAGCCGAAAGAGCTTAACGGCGGCGCCTTCATCGCCGGTAAAATCCGAGGCGTCAGAGTCAGAGGACTGCGCACCCTGGGTCACCAGTAGCGCGTTTTCCACGCAGCCTC GTCACGTCAGTCCTGCCTGCCCGTTGAGGAAACACAAGACCAACCGAAAGCCCCGCACCCCCTTCACCACGTCCCAGCTCCTGGCCCTGGAGAGGAAGTTCAGGCAGAAGCAGTACCTGTCCATCGCCGAGCGCGCCgagttctcctcctccttgacCCTGACAGAGACCCAGGTGAAGATCTGGTTCCAGAACCGCAGGGCCAAAGCCAAGAGGCTCCAGGAGGCCGAGCTGGAGAAACTCAAGATGGCCGCTGACGCCAAGACGGCGGCGGTGGCGGCAGCCGCCGCTGGAGGTTTACACCCTGGCTTTACATTACCGCTGTCGCTGGGCGCCATGTCGCTGTACGGACAGACGTACTCTGCCTATCACCACCAACACAGACCCATACTGCCCATTTCCCCCCTCGGACTGTACGCGGCTCCTCTGGGCTACAGCATGTATCACTTATCATGA